In the Malus domestica chromosome 16, GDT2T_hap1 genome, one interval contains:
- the LOC103444920 gene encoding vicilin Jug r 2.0101-like, which produces MVINSKAWLPFLLLVSSLFLAFSLSFTLAEQDTDQQCQQECKDFQSLPIQSTCLSRCKNMGPWSGPPVAGEMVWYSQSHGQECRQECEKQGTRVPLEHCQRQCMQQRKFKQCHEQCQQTIQSPEICQKICRQHIEGGQGEELQSYVSNHHELQQCQQRCQSQRGQKQHQCLQECQDQMRQHGHQQCQQRCQSQRGQKQHQCLQECQDQMRQQGQQYGQHQCQQRCQSQGGQKQHQCLQKFKDQTGQHGQQGQQGQQEQEREQMKIICQQHCEMQQGSGGGQQCQRQCEQQVEQLEKQFEQCHQRCQSQEHGQQQQCLSTCIQEIKDQQRRQQQGQGKGQGSGDNGVEDEDQNGKSRQRYDQCMESCSRQQQGQGEQEQCPRQCREQFEQEKGQYQQCKQGCERSSQHDDERRQCKEKCKQLREQQHQRGGGGCNEVEDDEALNGSGYGGAKERYEQCKQSCKSQLQSQGQQEQCPKQCKQQFEQEKQQFKQCKKGCEKQAQDDDQKKQCKLQCAQQGQQQQGGSTGGVHPNQYGQGEEEQMMGDQRNNPFYFPSQMFQSRFQSDEGSLQVLVRFGKSELLRGIKNYRLAIFEAMPNTFVLPHHCDAEAIFVVLNGQCTCTLLLKDRKESFNMEHGDVIRVRAGTTIYLTNNNNDEPLHIAKLIRSVNSPGRFEEFFPAGSGNPESYFSVFSNDILESAFSTPRKELEQGFRQQRGQQGGQGIVMRAPKEQLEALSQRASSARREGRRQSEGPFNLRQLKPVHSNNYGQLFEARPEEFSQFQDMDVSVSCIEMNQQTMMVPHFNSKATFLIYVVEGNVRVEMGCPHLASQMQGQETTEQQEQGEHSGRFMKVNAQLSPGDAFVIPAGHPVAFVTHSNNGNQNQNIRILGFGLNAQYSMRNFLAGQKDNIMLQMNREAKQLAFGQDMEKIFGKQQESYFVPAHKGRRGKSHPMSSILEFAGII; this is translated from the exons atggTGATCAATTCGAAAGCTTGGCTTCCTTTCCTGTTGTTGgtttcttctcttttccttgCCTTCTCTCTGTCTTTCACTCTTGCAGAGCAAGATACAGACCAGCAATGTCAACAAGAATGTAAGGACTTCCAGAGCCTTCCAATACAATCCACGTGTTTGTCCCGATGCAAGAATATGGGGCCCTGGTCGGGTCCTCCGGTTGCTGGCGAAATGGTGTGGTACAGCCAATCTCATGGTCAGGAATGCCGACAGGAGTGCGAGAAGCAGGGAACTCGGGTTCCGCTGGAACATTGTCAAAGGCAGTGCATGCAGCAACGGAAATTCAAGCAGTGCCACGAACAATGCCAACAGACCATTCAATCGCCGGAGATATGCCAGAAGATTTGCCGCCAGCATATTGAGGGAGGACAAGGTGAGGAGTTACAAAGTTATGTTTCTAACCATCACGAGCTGCAGCAGTGTCAGCAGCGTTGCCAGTCGCAGCGCGGCCAAAAGCAGCACCAGTGTTTGCAAGAATGCCAAGATCAAATGAGGCAACATGGTCATCAGCAATGCCAGCAGCGCTGCCAATCACAGCGTGGCCAAAAGCAGCATCAGTGTCTGCAAGAGTGCCAAGATCAAATGAGGCAACAAGGACAACAATATGGGCAACATCAATGTCAGCAGCGTTGCCAGTCGCAGGGCGGCCAAAAGCAGCACCAGTGTCTGCAAAAGTTTAAAGACCAAACGGGGCAACATGGACAACAAGGACAACAAGGACAACAAGAACAAGAGCGCGAGCAGATGAAGATAATATGCCAGCAACATTGTGAGATGCAGCAAGGGAGTGGTGGGGGGCAGCAATGCCAAAGACAGTGTGAGCAGCAAGTTGAACAGCTAGAGAAACAATTCGAACAATGCCACCAGCGGTGCCAGAGCCAAGAACATGGTCAACAACAGCAATGTCTAAGTACGTGCATACAGGAGATTAAAGATCAGCAACGAAGGCAACAGCAAGGGCAAGGGAAAGGACAAGGCAGTGGAGACAACGGAGTAGAGGATGAAGACCAAAATGGCAAATCCAGACAGCGTTACGATCAGTGCATGGAGAGTTGCAGCAGACAACAACAGGGTCAAGGAGAACAAGAACAGTGCCCAAGGCAGTGCAGGGAACAATTTGAACAGGAGAAAGGGCAGTACCAGCAGTGCAAGCAGGGCTGCGAAAGGTCATCGCAGCACGATGATGAAAGACGACAATGCAAAGAAAAGTGCAAACAACTGAGAGAGCAGCAGCAccaaagaggaggaggaggatgtaATGAAGTAGAGGATGACGAGGCACTAAATGGCTCAGGTTATGGTGGTGCCAAAGAGCGATATGAGCAGTGCAAGCAAAGCTGCAAGAGTCAACTACAGAGCCAGGGACAACAAGAGCAATGCCCAAAACAGTGCAAGCAACAATTTGAACAGGAGAAACAGCAATTCAAGCAGTGCAAGAAGGGTTGTGAAAAGCAAGCACAGGATGATGATCAGAAAAAACAATGTAAACTACAGTGCGCACAGCAAGGACAGCAGCAGCAGGGCGGCAGCACAGGAGGAGTTCATCCGAACCAATATGGACAAGGAGAAGAGGAGCAGATGATGGGGGATCAGAGGAACAATCCCTTCTACTTTCCATCACAGATGTTTCAGTCGCGGTTCCAGTCCGATGAAGGAAGTCTTCAGGTACTTGTGAGGTTTGGAAAGAGTGAGCTTCTTCGTGGCATTAAGAACTACCGCTTGGCCATCTTTGAGGCAATGCCTAACACTTTTGTTCTCCCACACCATTGTGATGCTGAAGCGATTTTCGTTGTTCTCAACG GACAATGTACCTGTACTCTTCTCTTGAAAGACAGAAAGGAGTCCTTCAACATGGAGCATGGAGATGTGATTAGAGTTCGTGCAGGGACTACTATTTACTTAACTAACAATAACAATGATGAACCTCTTCACATTGCAAAGCTTATCCGCTCTGTTAACAGTCCTGGACGATTTGAG GAATTCTTCCCTGCTGGTTCTGGAAATCCCGAGTCATACTTCAGCGTTTTCAGCAATGACATTCTTGAATCTGCCTTCAGT ACCCCAAGAAAAGAGCTGGAGCAGGGCTTTAGACAACAAAGGGGCCAACAAGGGGGCCAAGGCATAGTCATGAGAGCCCCAAAGGAGCAACTTGAGGCATTGAGTCAGCGTGCTTCTTCGGCCAGGCGTGAAGGACGCCGACAGTCCGAGGGTCCGTTCAATCTGAGACAACTAAAACCTGTGCACTCCAACAACTACGGCCAGCTCTTTGAGGCTCGCCCTGAAGAGTTCAGTCAGTTCCAGGACATGGACGTCTCAGTCAGTTGCATTGAGATGAACCAA CAAACTATGATGGTGCCACACTTCAATTCAAAAGCTACATTCCTCATATATGTTGTGGAAGGAAATGTACGTGTCGAAATGGGGTGCCCCCACTTGGCAAGCCAAATGCAAGGCCAAGAGACGACGGAGCAACAGGAGCAGGGAGAACACAGTGGAAGGTTCATGAAGGTCAATGCTCAACTATCACCTGGTGATGCTTTCGTTATCCCAGCTGGTCATCCTGTTGCCTTTGTTACCCACAGCAACAATGGCAACCAAAACCAGAACATCCGAATCCTGGGATTCGGACTCAATGCCCAATACAGCATGAGGAACTTCCTTGCAG GGCAAAAGGACAACATAATGCTGCAGATGAATAGGGAGGCTAAGCAGCTGGCATTTGGGCAAGACATGGAAAAAATCTTTGGGAAGCAGCAGGAATCGTACTTTGTGCCAGCTCACAAGGGAAGAAGAGGGAAAAGCCATCCTATGTCTTCTATTTTGGAGTTTGCTGGCATAATCTAA